A region from the Halobacillus mangrovi genome encodes:
- a CDS encoding PolC-type DNA polymerase III, with translation MGVSNQEKMHYLLEQIQFPQDLIEPHFKDSSMKKLIVFKEKKLWHFHFLFPKPLPPSVYELFTAKLTSTFRSIAEVDWTIETNNKTLSPEEIVEYWQGFIKTMTNLTPSYKDLLMEQKPEVNGNKIMLTCRNLAESHAVKKKLEAPLQQFCANVGLPALMLSTQVKEEQDQIKKFQEERQKEDKRLVQQAVKEQEERAKEKEDDAPKGPLEIGYKIQEDPEPMETIEEEERRKVVQGYVFDVEVKELRSGRHLLLLKVTDYTDSFSIKMFSRGDDHAEMFKHMKKGMWIKARGGIQTDNFTNELTMMANDINEIKPKLRMDEAPEGEKRIELHSHTTMSQMDAPVSASRLINKAAEWGHEAIAITDHAVAQAYPEAHSAGEKNGIKIIYGVEANLVDDGVPIAYEEQDRVLEDDVYVVFDVETTGLSAVYDKIIELAAVKVKGGEIIDRFESFANPHQSLSQTTIDLTGITDDMVKDAPEIEDVLKDFHSWMENDILVAHNASFDMGFLNAGFQAIGYEKSTNPVIDTLELARLLVPELKNHRLNTLCKKFDIELTQHHRAIYDAEATGYLLWKLLKKAIERGITNHNNLNDYMGEGKAYQRSRPSHCTLLAVNSTGLKNIYKLISESHVNYFYRVPRIPRSRLSKLREGILVGSGCDKGEVFETMMQKSEEEAEKVAEFYDYIEIQPPGNYYHLLEKDLVQNEAQIYDILKRLVAMGERLGKEVVATGNTHYVEKHERQYRQILISSQNGNPLNRQTLPEVHFKTTNEMIEELSFLGKDKAKELVVTNTHKVADQIGTVTPVKEDLFTPNIEGADQEIREMSYNKAKSIYGDPLPELVEKRLEKELDSIIGHGFAVIYLISQKLVTKSLEDGYLVGSRGSVGSSFVATMTDITEVNPLPPHYVCPSCQYHEFFNDGSVGSGFDLKEKDCPECGTALKKDGQDIPFETFLGFKGDKVPDIDLNFSGEYQPRAHNYTKVLFGEDNVFRAGTIGTIAEKTAYGYVKGYAGDNQLQYKNAEIDRLVQGCTGVKRTTGQHPGGIIVVPDDMEIFDFSPIQFPADDTKSEWRTTHFDFHSIHDNLLKLDILGHDDPTVIRMLQDLSGIDQKEIPVDDPEVMKIFSGPEALGVTADQIMCKTGTLGVPEFGTRFVRQMLEDTKPSTFAELVIISGLSHGTDVWLGNADQLINDGICTLPEVIGCRDDIMVYLLHKGLEPSLAFKIMEFVRKGRGLQEEWIEEMKKHGVPDWYIDSCKKIKYMFPKAHAAAYVLMAVRIAYFKVHYPIYFYAAYFTVRASDFELETMMKGSDAIRRRLEEIQSKGLDATPKEKSLMTVLELSLEMCERGYSFKNVDLYESSATDFLVEGNALIPPFNAVDGLGTNAAINIVKARGEGEFLSKQDLRERSRISKTVLEYLDNFGCLEGMPDENQLSLF, from the coding sequence TTGGGTGTAAGCAATCAGGAAAAAATGCATTATCTCTTGGAACAAATTCAGTTCCCCCAAGATCTGATTGAACCTCATTTTAAAGACAGCAGCATGAAAAAGCTCATTGTATTTAAGGAAAAGAAATTGTGGCATTTCCATTTTCTCTTTCCAAAGCCGCTGCCACCGTCTGTGTATGAGTTGTTTACAGCAAAGTTGACGTCTACGTTTCGTTCGATCGCAGAGGTGGACTGGACGATAGAAACGAATAATAAAACATTGAGCCCAGAGGAAATCGTTGAATATTGGCAAGGGTTTATCAAAACGATGACAAACTTGACTCCGAGTTACAAGGATCTACTCATGGAGCAAAAACCAGAAGTTAACGGAAATAAGATTATGTTAACTTGCAGAAACTTAGCAGAAAGTCACGCAGTTAAAAAGAAATTAGAAGCACCTCTTCAGCAATTTTGTGCAAATGTTGGTTTGCCTGCCCTTATGCTTTCCACTCAAGTGAAAGAAGAACAGGATCAGATTAAAAAGTTTCAGGAAGAAAGGCAAAAAGAGGATAAACGTCTTGTCCAACAAGCTGTGAAAGAACAAGAAGAAAGAGCGAAAGAAAAAGAGGATGATGCACCCAAAGGCCCGCTTGAAATTGGTTATAAGATTCAAGAGGATCCTGAGCCAATGGAAACAATTGAAGAAGAAGAGCGTCGAAAGGTCGTTCAAGGGTACGTATTTGATGTTGAAGTAAAAGAACTGCGTTCCGGCAGGCATCTACTATTGTTGAAAGTAACAGATTATACCGACTCCTTCTCCATAAAGATGTTCTCTCGAGGCGATGATCACGCTGAGATGTTCAAGCATATGAAAAAAGGCATGTGGATCAAAGCCCGTGGCGGAATTCAAACGGATAATTTCACGAATGAACTAACAATGATGGCGAATGACATCAATGAAATTAAACCGAAGCTCCGTATGGATGAAGCACCTGAGGGTGAAAAACGAATCGAACTTCACTCCCATACGACTATGAGCCAGATGGATGCGCCTGTTTCAGCGTCAAGACTGATCAATAAAGCTGCCGAGTGGGGACATGAAGCAATCGCAATAACCGATCATGCAGTGGCACAAGCCTATCCTGAAGCTCATTCAGCAGGGGAAAAGAACGGCATTAAGATTATATATGGAGTCGAAGCAAATCTAGTTGATGACGGAGTGCCAATTGCGTACGAAGAGCAGGACAGAGTCTTAGAAGACGATGTTTATGTCGTATTTGACGTAGAAACTACTGGTTTGTCAGCTGTATATGATAAGATTATTGAGCTTGCGGCTGTTAAGGTAAAGGGTGGAGAAATCATAGATCGTTTTGAATCTTTTGCAAATCCTCATCAGTCGTTATCACAAACAACAATTGATCTTACTGGCATCACCGATGATATGGTAAAAGACGCTCCTGAAATTGAAGATGTGTTAAAGGATTTCCATAGCTGGATGGAAAACGATATTCTTGTAGCTCACAACGCCAGCTTTGATATGGGATTCTTGAATGCTGGTTTCCAAGCAATTGGATACGAGAAATCAACGAACCCGGTTATTGATACTTTAGAACTGGCTCGGCTGCTAGTGCCTGAGCTGAAAAATCACCGTTTAAATACACTTTGTAAGAAGTTTGATATTGAGCTTACGCAGCACCACCGTGCGATTTATGATGCTGAAGCTACGGGTTATTTGTTATGGAAATTACTAAAGAAAGCTATCGAACGTGGCATTACGAACCATAATAATCTGAATGATTACATGGGGGAAGGAAAAGCGTACCAACGTTCTCGGCCATCTCACTGCACGCTATTAGCCGTAAATAGTACGGGGTTGAAAAATATTTACAAGCTCATTTCTGAGTCGCATGTGAATTACTTTTACCGAGTACCAAGGATTCCTCGTTCTCGACTAAGTAAGCTTAGAGAAGGGATACTCGTTGGTTCCGGCTGTGATAAAGGTGAAGTATTTGAAACAATGATGCAAAAATCAGAGGAAGAAGCTGAAAAAGTCGCTGAATTCTACGATTATATCGAAATACAGCCTCCCGGAAATTATTATCATTTGTTGGAAAAAGATTTAGTTCAGAATGAAGCACAAATTTACGATATTCTAAAAAGATTAGTTGCCATGGGCGAACGTCTAGGAAAAGAGGTAGTGGCTACAGGTAATACCCATTATGTAGAGAAACACGAGCGTCAATATCGCCAAATTTTGATTTCCTCTCAGAATGGAAATCCGTTGAACCGTCAAACGTTGCCGGAGGTCCATTTTAAAACGACGAATGAAATGATTGAAGAGTTATCTTTCCTAGGAAAGGATAAAGCGAAGGAGCTCGTGGTCACGAACACACATAAGGTTGCTGATCAAATCGGTACAGTGACACCGGTTAAAGAAGACCTCTTCACTCCAAATATTGAAGGTGCCGATCAGGAGATCCGTGAGATGTCTTATAACAAAGCGAAAAGTATTTATGGAGATCCTCTGCCTGAGCTTGTTGAAAAACGGTTGGAAAAAGAACTGGACAGTATTATAGGTCATGGATTCGCGGTTATTTACCTGATCTCTCAAAAGCTTGTAACGAAATCACTGGAAGATGGCTATTTAGTGGGGTCTCGAGGTTCAGTAGGTTCATCTTTCGTTGCCACAATGACCGATATTACGGAAGTGAATCCGCTGCCTCCTCACTACGTTTGTCCATCCTGTCAATATCATGAGTTTTTTAATGATGGCTCCGTCGGAAGCGGGTTTGACTTAAAAGAAAAAGATTGTCCTGAATGCGGAACCGCACTAAAAAAAGATGGGCAGGACATTCCGTTTGAAACTTTCTTAGGATTTAAAGGAGATAAGGTTCCTGATATTGACTTGAACTTCTCAGGTGAATACCAGCCAAGAGCTCACAATTATACGAAGGTTTTGTTTGGAGAGGACAACGTTTTTCGTGCAGGAACCATTGGTACAATTGCAGAGAAGACCGCTTACGGTTATGTGAAGGGCTACGCGGGAGATAATCAGCTGCAATATAAAAATGCTGAAATTGACCGTTTAGTGCAAGGCTGTACAGGAGTCAAACGAACTACCGGTCAGCACCCGGGGGGAATTATTGTCGTACCGGATGATATGGAGATTTTTGATTTCTCTCCGATCCAATTCCCTGCGGATGATACGAAATCAGAATGGCGTACGACGCACTTTGATTTCCATTCTATCCACGATAACCTGCTGAAACTTGATATTCTGGGACACGATGACCCTACCGTGATTCGTATGCTGCAAGACTTAAGCGGTATTGACCAGAAAGAGATTCCGGTAGACGATCCTGAAGTCATGAAGATCTTCAGTGGACCAGAAGCTCTTGGCGTGACAGCAGATCAGATCATGTGTAAAACAGGGACCCTTGGGGTTCCAGAGTTTGGGACACGATTTGTTAGACAAATGCTTGAAGATACAAAACCAAGTACATTTGCTGAACTTGTCATCATTTCCGGACTCTCTCACGGAACCGATGTTTGGCTAGGAAATGCTGATCAATTAATTAATGATGGCATTTGTACGCTCCCGGAAGTAATCGGATGTCGTGACGATATTATGGTTTATCTACTTCATAAAGGACTCGAGCCTTCTTTAGCTTTTAAGATCATGGAATTTGTTCGTAAAGGTCGTGGTCTTCAGGAAGAATGGATTGAAGAAATGAAAAAACATGGGGTTCCGGATTGGTATATTGATTCATGTAAGAAAATCAAATACATGTTCCCGAAAGCTCACGCAGCTGCTTATGTCTTAATGGCCGTAAGGATAGCCTATTTCAAAGTCCATTATCCAATTTATTTTTATGCGGCTTACTTCACTGTTCGTGCTAGCGACTTTGAACTTGAAACGATGATGAAAGGCTCTGATGCGATCCGCAGACGTTTAGAAGAGATCCAATCTAAGGGCCTTGATGCTACTCCTAAAGAAAAAAGCTTAATGACTGTACTAGAACTGTCACTTGAAATGTGCGAACGTGGGTATAGCTTCAAGAATGTTGACCTTTATGAATCCAGTGCTACAGACTTCCTTGTAGAAGGAAATGCACTCATTCCTCCTTTTAACGCAGTAGATGGACTTGGAACTAACGCTGCCATCAACATTGTAAAAGCCCGTGGAGAAGGAGAATTCCTCTCCAAACAGGATTTAAGAGAGCGAAGCCGTATCTCAAAAACTGTACTGGAGTATCTTGATAACTTCGGCTGTCTTGAAGGAATGCCGGACGAAAACCAACTCTCACTCTTTTAA